The following are encoded in a window of Pirellulales bacterium genomic DNA:
- a CDS encoding UDP-N-acetylmuramoyl-tripeptide--D-alanyl-D-alanine ligase produces the protein MSIGLKQLVEAVGGELRPAAGGLEAAAWHAPLRVVTHSAAVQPGDVFWALRGAQHEGSRFAQEAFARGAAGVVADREGVAPPTGHWTLQVPDALAALGRLAAWCRHRFSGPVIAVTGSHGKTTTRELIAQALAPKYQVCRSPANWNNHVGLPLAMLGLSDDPQAAVFELGASAVGEIARLAELCRPQIGVITALGEAHLASFGGLDEIARAKWELVESLPAGGLAVLNGDCERLRRNSVPERISAVWQGRAGRNDLRATDIAFTAGALRLTVDGTVFRVPVWGRHHLGSVLAAVAVARHLGVPLGSVAESLAEFEPPSMRGRVLRCGGLRVIDDTYNASPSTMRAALDLLGEVPADGRRIFVCGDMLELGAESPSWHRRLGHEAVTRGGVDRLIAVGEFAADVAAGAVDAGLPHRSCAACATIDEAYYELTADLQPGDWVTVKGSRAMRLEILVERLREALLVMDVRLGRARRSATVLPTLRLASAA, from the coding sequence ATGAGCATTGGTTTGAAACAACTGGTTGAGGCGGTTGGCGGCGAGCTGCGTCCGGCCGCGGGCGGGCTCGAGGCGGCGGCATGGCACGCACCGCTGCGCGTCGTCACGCATAGCGCCGCCGTGCAGCCGGGCGACGTGTTTTGGGCCTTGCGGGGTGCGCAGCACGAAGGCTCGCGTTTTGCTCAAGAGGCGTTTGCACGCGGCGCCGCAGGTGTCGTGGCCGATCGTGAAGGTGTCGCTCCGCCGACGGGCCATTGGACGCTGCAAGTGCCCGATGCCCTGGCGGCTCTCGGACGACTCGCGGCCTGGTGCCGCCATCGATTCTCCGGCCCGGTGATTGCCGTCACGGGCAGTCACGGCAAGACGACCACGCGGGAACTGATTGCCCAAGCCCTTGCGCCGAAATACCAGGTGTGCCGCAGCCCGGCCAATTGGAACAATCACGTGGGCTTGCCGCTGGCCATGTTGGGGCTGAGCGACGATCCGCAAGCAGCCGTATTCGAGCTGGGTGCCAGTGCGGTCGGCGAGATCGCCCGGCTGGCCGAGTTGTGCCGCCCACAAATCGGGGTGATCACGGCGCTCGGCGAAGCGCACCTCGCGAGCTTTGGTGGCCTGGACGAGATCGCGCGAGCCAAATGGGAACTGGTCGAATCGCTGCCCGCCGGCGGGCTGGCCGTGCTGAATGGCGACTGCGAGCGGTTGCGTCGCAACTCGGTACCCGAGCGGATTTCCGCGGTGTGGCAGGGTCGTGCCGGGCGCAATGATCTGAGAGCCACGGATATCGCCTTTACCGCCGGCGCGTTGCGGCTCACGGTCGATGGAACCGTGTTTCGTGTGCCCGTCTGGGGTCGGCATCACTTGGGCAGCGTGCTGGCGGCCGTGGCCGTGGCGCGTCACCTGGGCGTGCCGCTGGGTAGCGTGGCCGAATCGCTCGCCGAATTTGAACCGCCGTCGATGCGCGGGCGCGTGCTGAGGTGCGGTGGGCTGCGCGTCATCGACGACACCTATAACGCCAGTCCGAGCACGATGCGGGCGGCGCTCGATCTGTTGGGCGAGGTGCCTGCCGACGGACGCCGCATCTTCGTGTGCGGCGACATGCTCGAGCTGGGTGCCGAATCGCCGAGTTGGCATCGTCGCTTGGGTCACGAAGCCGTGACGCGCGGCGGGGTCGATCGACTCATCGCCGTCGGCGAGTTTGCCGCTGACGTTGCGGCGGGCGCCGTCGATGCCGGATTGCCACATCGATCGTGTGCCGCATGTGCCACGATCGACGAAGCCTATTACGAACTGACAGCCGACTTGCAGCCCGGCGATTGGGTGACCGTCAAGGGCTCGCGAGCGATGCGTCTCGAGATCCTCGTCGAACGGCTGCGCGAAGCGCTGTTGGTGATGGATGTGCGACTGGGTCGGGCACGGCGCAGCGCGACCGTTCTGCCGACGCTGAGGCTGGCCTCGGCGGCCTGA
- the mraY gene encoding phospho-N-acetylmuramoyl-pentapeptide-transferase codes for MQGTLLLATIAGWIALVCVLVTGPRTIAWLRRLCPERIDVASPRLRELHGAKAGTPTLGGVLFVAASLLATAAVGGLFEPAVLLVALAMVAFGLVGAWDDVLKIRRGRGVTPRGKLLAQFAVAVPLACGWLCLAPQTANAAATVVLASMGTVWLVGMVNAVNVTDGLDGLAAGCGLVAAVILAIVVAVAPQRVIGGSPESAVALAVMLIALAGGLAGFLRFNLHPAQVFMGNAGAAALGAVLAMSSLVSGQALALLLAGGVFVVEAASVLVQVTVYKLTGRRVLRCAPLHHHFQFGGWKEPVIVRRFFVLALVGGLAALTSAALRGQTGTHPANFADDAIAAPSDSRAVERVTQDARPRQVLR; via the coding sequence ATGCAAGGAACGCTGTTGCTGGCAACGATTGCCGGTTGGATCGCGCTGGTGTGCGTGCTCGTGACCGGGCCGCGGACCATCGCCTGGTTGCGGCGGCTTTGCCCGGAGCGCATCGACGTTGCTTCGCCGCGCTTGCGCGAGCTACATGGCGCGAAGGCTGGGACACCGACGCTGGGCGGTGTTCTGTTCGTCGCCGCCAGTCTCTTGGCCACGGCGGCCGTCGGCGGGTTGTTCGAACCCGCGGTGCTGCTGGTCGCGCTGGCGATGGTGGCGTTCGGACTGGTGGGCGCCTGGGACGACGTGCTGAAGATTCGCCGTGGCCGTGGCGTCACGCCGCGCGGCAAATTGCTGGCGCAGTTCGCCGTCGCGGTGCCTTTGGCCTGCGGTTGGCTGTGCTTGGCGCCGCAAACTGCAAACGCAGCGGCGACGGTTGTGTTGGCGAGCATGGGCACGGTGTGGCTCGTGGGAATGGTGAATGCGGTCAATGTGACGGATGGACTCGACGGGCTGGCCGCTGGCTGCGGGCTCGTGGCCGCGGTGATCCTGGCGATCGTCGTAGCCGTTGCGCCGCAACGAGTGATCGGCGGCTCGCCGGAGTCGGCCGTGGCGCTGGCCGTGATGCTGATCGCCTTGGCGGGCGGCTTGGCCGGGTTCCTGCGATTCAACCTGCACCCGGCTCAGGTGTTCATGGGCAATGCCGGGGCCGCGGCTTTGGGTGCCGTGCTAGCAATGTCTTCGCTCGTCTCGGGGCAAGCCTTGGCGCTGCTTCTGGCGGGCGGGGTATTCGTCGTCGAGGCCGCAAGCGTGCTCGTGCAGGTCACCGTTTACAAGCTGACGGGCCGCCGCGTGTTGCGCTGCGCGCCGCTCCATCATCACTTTCAATTTGGCGGATGGAAGGAGCCGGTGATCGTCCGGCGTTTTTTTGTCTTGGCGCTCGTCGGCGGACTGGCGGCCTTGACCTCGGCCGCCCTGCGCGGGCAAACAGGTACTCATCCCGCAAACTTTGCGGATGATGCGATTGCGGCGCCAAGCGACTCGCGGGCGGTCGAACGGGTCACGCAGGACGCGCGGCCGCGACAAGTTCTGAGGTGA
- the murG gene encoding undecaprenyldiphospho-muramoylpentapeptide beta-N-acetylglucosaminyltransferase, whose translation MARDEDLNAETVPREPAPPADGRSEETMQTLLSMPFSSTRGVARSAHVVIAGGGTAGHLFPGLAVAERLRQMRPDVRITFAGAGRPAEKRHVAAAGFDYLALPCRPRPSSAWGTLRFVTDHWAGYRRALRFLRREQVGCVIGLGGYGSVPAARAAGQRGVPLVLLEQNAVPGRATRWLAQFATVICAALPQSKSEFWPAAPVRITGTPIREDFARAGVQRAAWLARRRQEGQLPTRRLLVLGGSQGARSLNQFVPRALYKAGAAAQGWRIVHQTGEEDVAETTRAYGKLAIRATVVPFIGSMADALRDVDLVISRAGGSTLAELAALGVPALLVPYPHAADDHQRANADVFVAAGAAQLIDARESGGRLDTRLAAALAPYLAHPERLDTLAAGMLSLARPDAAWHVAQMVDDLLPARQVRKAG comes from the coding sequence ATGGCGCGCGACGAAGATTTGAACGCCGAGACTGTTCCGCGCGAACCTGCGCCGCCGGCGGACGGTCGTTCCGAGGAAACCATGCAAACGCTGTTGTCCATGCCGTTCTCTTCGACTCGCGGCGTCGCCCGAAGCGCGCACGTCGTGATCGCCGGCGGCGGGACCGCGGGGCATCTGTTTCCCGGTCTCGCCGTGGCCGAGCGGCTGCGGCAGATGCGGCCCGACGTACGCATTACGTTTGCCGGCGCCGGTCGTCCGGCGGAAAAGCGGCATGTCGCCGCCGCGGGATTCGACTATTTGGCCCTCCCCTGTCGCCCGCGGCCGAGTTCGGCCTGGGGCACCTTGCGCTTCGTGACCGATCACTGGGCCGGCTATCGGCGGGCTTTGCGCTTTTTGCGCCGCGAGCAGGTCGGGTGCGTGATCGGCCTGGGCGGCTACGGGAGCGTGCCCGCCGCCCGGGCAGCAGGTCAACGTGGAGTGCCCCTGGTATTGCTCGAGCAAAACGCCGTGCCGGGGCGCGCGACGCGCTGGCTGGCGCAATTCGCCACGGTGATCTGCGCGGCGTTGCCGCAGTCCAAGAGTGAATTCTGGCCCGCCGCACCAGTCCGGATCACAGGCACCCCGATTCGCGAGGACTTTGCCCGCGCCGGAGTGCAGCGCGCGGCCTGGTTGGCGCGGCGTCGTCAAGAAGGCCAATTGCCCACACGGCGCCTGCTCGTACTCGGCGGCAGCCAGGGCGCGCGCAGCCTGAATCAGTTCGTGCCGCGCGCCTTGTACAAGGCGGGCGCCGCGGCACAGGGCTGGCGCATCGTCCATCAAACGGGCGAAGAAGACGTGGCCGAGACGACTCGCGCTTATGGCAAGTTGGCGATTCGCGCGACGGTCGTCCCGTTCATCGGTTCGATGGCCGATGCGTTGCGCGACGTCGATCTGGTCATCAGCCGCGCCGGTGGCTCGACCCTGGCCGAACTGGCGGCCTTGGGTGTTCCCGCCTTGTTGGTCCCCTACCCGCACGCCGCCGACGATCACCAGCGCGCCAACGCCGACGTGTTCGTCGCCGCGGGCGCGGCACAATTGATTGACGCCCGCGAAAGTGGTGGGCGGCTTGACACACGTCTGGCGGCGGCACTTGCGCCGTACTTGGCGCATCCCGAGCGCCTCGACACGCTGGCGGCCGGTATGCTGTCGTTGGCCCGGCCCGACGCGGCCTGGCACGTCGCCCAAATGGTCGACGACCTGTTGCCGGCCCGGCAGGTACGCAAGGCCGGCTAG